One Echinicola strongylocentroti DNA window includes the following coding sequences:
- a CDS encoding OmpA family protein has protein sequence MKRIILVLFILLAGHFAHAQQVNYNWRIGVSGGFTNYYGDLSPYPVEGIGDFSNALKLFTYNKNYSEDLSGQISLERRLTPTTGIKVHYGQYHFGMSDRFMTPSGKLLEDMPHFDRALNFRNSMEDVGISLVLKADNGKFLSEKSFIAPYLTLGGGWMWYDVKGDLLDADGNTYNYSASPVMLDGTYETVLSTVETEAKGKYETQGLYASLGIGFRIRLGNKLELFAQSTFNHTFTDYLDDVSGLYKQDYPSEFEAYAAKPGTNTVNTETPYRGSKHKNKDWFIYHGAGIKFSFGSAKSHFRAPQVTSSYNTTPPVAIAKTTPKQIVDEEESPTLPIEGKKAKDYYGPSVVNNYYFLNGGIPPYWNQLKRQVATLSIDLEMMDQQLSLDSIRNKKAIIDKNLRKFKLDSAQIQSDSTLTEVDKLKALKELEYFQNLDMTKKESLENQATAIQQKINDLEQQRESIGMGAASDSLAYQDHLSSLAYQRGLMTEGGNPYSMMSPYVQSDSTNSPPSAPTAQEAYIPMASTRIAEPEEIEEEEIEGNVVTTTASEPQYVYIQPGEEIQGTTTIQTSVPVADYQEEKQKSSWIPIPIIFGGNKNKNTKAKTNEEDMVSTSTELTDPSTPWYENITEEEYKKYYLPGAILGLTTAGVFIGADSPEATILGKSVNNSPAITALPQEASSRVDTVYIKGKNTTKLLSSRTEIYFELNKKTVSDSEKRKLKSYVDFLNTKPESKINLEGFADNTGNISYNLQLIKERTEAVKNVLVKEFDIPPSRVKTNIGGQILRNPIKKEPNQSDRRVEVSLIFE, from the coding sequence ATGAAACGAATTATATTAGTACTGTTTATCCTCTTGGCAGGCCATTTCGCTCATGCCCAGCAGGTAAACTATAACTGGCGTATAGGGGTCAGCGGTGGCTTTACCAACTACTACGGCGACCTTAGCCCCTATCCTGTAGAGGGTATTGGTGACTTTTCCAATGCCCTGAAACTCTTCACCTATAACAAGAACTACTCGGAAGATCTTTCGGGCCAGATATCTCTGGAAAGAAGACTTACTCCTACCACTGGAATCAAGGTACATTATGGCCAGTATCACTTTGGTATGAGCGACCGTTTTATGACACCCAGTGGAAAATTACTGGAAGACATGCCTCATTTTGATAGAGCCCTGAATTTCCGTAACTCCATGGAGGATGTGGGGATTTCTTTGGTCCTTAAAGCGGACAATGGCAAATTCCTGTCAGAAAAATCATTTATCGCGCCCTACCTTACCTTGGGTGGTGGATGGATGTGGTACGATGTAAAAGGAGACCTTCTCGATGCTGATGGCAACACATACAATTACAGTGCTTCCCCGGTAATGCTGGACGGAACTTACGAGACTGTTCTCTCTACTGTAGAAACTGAAGCCAAAGGCAAATACGAAACCCAGGGGCTATATGCATCCCTCGGGATAGGGTTCAGAATAAGACTGGGTAATAAACTGGAGCTATTTGCACAAAGCACCTTTAACCACACCTTCACTGATTACCTAGACGATGTCAGTGGCCTCTATAAGCAGGATTATCCTAGTGAATTCGAGGCCTATGCGGCCAAACCGGGAACAAATACCGTAAATACAGAAACTCCCTATCGAGGCAGCAAGCACAAAAACAAGGACTGGTTTATCTATCACGGTGCTGGCATAAAGTTCAGTTTTGGATCTGCCAAAAGTCATTTCAGGGCACCTCAAGTGACTTCATCTTACAATACAACTCCACCGGTAGCCATTGCTAAAACTACACCAAAACAAATCGTAGACGAGGAGGAATCTCCCACCCTCCCAATAGAGGGCAAAAAAGCCAAAGACTATTACGGGCCTTCAGTGGTCAATAATTACTATTTCCTTAATGGAGGAATACCTCCTTACTGGAACCAATTAAAGCGACAAGTAGCCACATTGTCCATAGATCTTGAGATGATGGACCAACAATTGTCACTAGACAGCATACGCAATAAAAAGGCAATTATTGATAAAAACCTCAGAAAATTCAAGTTGGATTCTGCCCAAATCCAATCCGACAGCACCTTGACCGAGGTAGACAAGCTAAAGGCATTAAAGGAATTGGAGTACTTCCAAAACTTAGATATGACAAAAAAGGAAAGTCTTGAAAACCAAGCTACCGCTATCCAGCAAAAAATCAACGATCTGGAACAACAAAGAGAAAGCATTGGAATGGGCGCTGCCAGTGATTCTCTAGCTTACCAGGATCACTTATCATCATTGGCTTACCAAAGAGGCTTAATGACCGAGGGAGGGAACCCCTACTCCATGATGTCGCCGTATGTGCAGTCTGACAGTACCAATTCACCCCCCTCTGCACCAACTGCCCAAGAAGCTTATATTCCTATGGCTTCCACTCGTATAGCAGAACCGGAAGAAATAGAGGAGGAGGAAATAGAGGGAAACGTCGTCACTACCACCGCCTCTGAGCCCCAGTATGTATATATCCAGCCAGGAGAAGAGATACAAGGCACCACCACTATACAAACGTCTGTACCTGTTGCTGATTACCAAGAGGAAAAGCAAAAAAGTAGCTGGATCCCCATTCCCATTATCTTTGGGGGGAATAAAAACAAGAACACAAAAGCAAAAACAAACGAAGAAGATATGGTCAGCACTTCTACAGAATTGACCGACCCTTCAACACCGTGGTATGAAAACATCACAGAAGAGGAATATAAAAAATATTATTTACCGGGAGCGATACTAGGATTGACCACTGCTGGTGTCTTCATTGGCGCTGACAGTCCAGAAGCCACTATTCTTGGAAAATCGGTCAATAACTCTCCCGCTATCACCGCTCTTCCCCAAGAAGCAAGCAGTCGTGTGGACACCGTTTATATCAAAGGAAAGAATACCACCAAACTGCTTTCCTCAAGGACAGAGATATACTTTGAACTAAACAAAAAAACAGTCAGTGACTCTGAAAAAAGAAAACTGAAAAGTTATGTTGACTTTCTTAACACAAAACCAGAAAGCAAAATCAACCTAGAAGGATTTGCCGATAATACGGGCAATATCAGTTATAACCTCCAACTGATCAAAGAACGTACCGAGGCAGTTAAAAATGTTTTGGTCAAGGAGTTTGATATTCCCCCCAGTAGGGTAAAAACCAATATAGGGGGGCAGATTTTACGGAACCCCATCAAAAAAGAACCTAATCAATCTGATAGGAGAGTAGAAGTGTCGCTTATTTTCGAATAA
- a CDS encoding glycerophosphodiester phosphodiesterase family protein: MQKIILAVAYLLLVTFTIGCGAPSSTAESHSEGHYLSFEDVSATKAFFTKDTNWSPMVSAHRGGSYPGYPENAIETFEYVLQHTPALIECDISMTKDSVLVMMHDNTVDRTTSGTGKVGELTYDKLATFHLEDASGKATEFNVPTLREVLEWAKGKAVLTLDIKSNEPYKMVLEEIEATTSEAHVVLITYSLAAAKKLYSMDSELMLSVTLRNKAEWDRFLETGIPKENIIAFTGVSERSPDFNEQLHQQGVCTILGTLGNLDQRAAARGDHLYTEFVNNGADILATDRPIEAAKIIRK, from the coding sequence ATGCAAAAAATAATATTGGCAGTAGCCTACCTCTTGCTCGTGACCTTTACCATTGGTTGCGGAGCACCTTCTTCTACAGCAGAAAGCCATTCCGAGGGTCATTATCTTTCTTTTGAAGACGTGTCGGCGACCAAGGCATTTTTTACCAAAGATACCAATTGGTCTCCCATGGTCAGTGCCCATCGTGGAGGAAGTTATCCCGGCTATCCTGAAAATGCCATTGAGACCTTTGAGTATGTATTGCAGCATACCCCTGCACTTATTGAATGTGATATTTCGATGACCAAGGACTCTGTGCTGGTCATGATGCATGACAATACGGTCGATAGAACGACTTCAGGTACGGGGAAGGTTGGGGAGTTGACCTATGATAAGCTCGCAACCTTCCATTTGGAAGATGCATCAGGAAAGGCCACGGAATTTAACGTGCCTACACTTAGGGAGGTCTTGGAGTGGGCAAAAGGGAAAGCCGTGCTCACCTTGGATATCAAGTCCAATGAGCCTTATAAAATGGTGCTTGAAGAAATTGAAGCGACTACTTCGGAAGCCCATGTCGTGCTGATTACGTACAGCTTGGCAGCAGCCAAAAAACTGTATAGCATGGATTCGGAGCTGATGCTGTCCGTGACCTTGAGAAATAAAGCAGAGTGGGACAGGTTTTTGGAAACAGGTATTCCGAAGGAGAACATTATTGCTTTTACAGGAGTATCCGAAAGGAGCCCTGATTTTAATGAACAACTCCACCAACAAGGAGTGTGCACCATCTTAGGTACTTTGGGCAATTTGGACCAAAGGGCCGCTGCAAGAGGAGACCATCTCTATACGGAATTTGTAAACAACGGAGCTGACATCCTGGCCACGGACAGGCCAATCGAAGCCGCTAAAATCATCAGGAAATAG
- a CDS encoding replication-associated recombination protein A yields MSQEPLAERMRPVKLEELIGQEHLSKEGTFLYRAIRSGTVPSLILWGPPGVGKTTIANIIANEVKAPFYTLSAISSGVKDIRQVIEKARFQQGVVLFIDEIHRFNKGQQDALLGAVEKGHIRLIGATTENPSFEVNAALLSRCQVFTLNHLEKEGLEAMVRQAMENDVLIKTKNIDLKESEALLRLSGGDGRKLLNLFEIVVNAIPDDPIVITNEKVTEIAQQKVAMYDKSGEQHYDIISAFIKSIRGSDPNAAVYWLARMIEGGEDVKFIARRLVILASEDIGNANPNALLLATQCFDAVKIIGYPEARIILSQCVTYLASSAKSNASYMAINEAQAIVRQEGDLPVPIHLRNAPTKLMKDLNYGKGYKYAHDYPGSFVEEEFMPDKLKGKKLYEPGKNARENDLRKNLQRLWGKKYGY; encoded by the coding sequence ATGAGTCAAGAGCCATTAGCAGAGCGGATGAGGCCGGTAAAGCTGGAAGAATTGATAGGCCAGGAGCATTTGAGCAAAGAAGGGACATTTTTGTACCGGGCCATCAGGTCAGGTACAGTGCCCTCGCTGATTCTCTGGGGACCTCCGGGTGTAGGGAAGACCACCATTGCCAATATCATTGCCAATGAGGTGAAGGCTCCTTTTTATACCCTTAGTGCCATCAGCTCAGGCGTGAAGGACATTCGTCAAGTGATCGAAAAAGCCCGCTTCCAGCAAGGAGTAGTTTTGTTCATCGACGAGATCCACCGTTTTAACAAAGGCCAGCAAGATGCACTTTTGGGGGCTGTGGAAAAAGGGCATATTCGCTTGATCGGGGCGACTACCGAAAACCCTTCCTTTGAGGTCAATGCCGCATTGCTTTCCCGATGTCAGGTATTTACACTAAACCATTTGGAAAAAGAAGGGCTGGAGGCCATGGTCCGTCAGGCCATGGAAAATGATGTGCTGATAAAAACTAAAAATATAGACTTGAAGGAGTCTGAGGCACTGTTGCGCTTGTCGGGAGGTGACGGCAGGAAATTACTGAACCTATTTGAGATAGTAGTAAATGCCATTCCAGATGACCCCATCGTCATTACCAATGAAAAAGTAACGGAGATAGCTCAGCAGAAGGTGGCGATGTATGACAAATCTGGCGAGCAGCACTATGATATTATTTCGGCTTTTATCAAGTCCATCAGAGGATCTGATCCCAATGCGGCGGTATACTGGTTGGCGCGGATGATTGAGGGAGGCGAAGATGTGAAGTTTATAGCCAGAAGGCTGGTGATACTGGCTTCGGAAGATATCGGGAATGCCAATCCAAATGCCCTTTTATTGGCGACGCAGTGTTTTGATGCGGTGAAGATCATCGGCTATCCCGAGGCGAGGATTATACTTTCACAGTGTGTGACTTACTTGGCCAGTTCGGCCAAAAGCAATGCCAGCTATATGGCCATCAATGAAGCTCAAGCCATTGTACGTCAAGAAGGAGATCTTCCGGTTCCCATTCACCTACGTAATGCGCCAACCAAGCTGATGAAAGACCTGAACTATGGCAAGGGGTATAAATACGCCCATGATTATCCGGGGAGTTTTGTGGAGGAGGAGTTTATGCCGGATAAGCTGAAGGGTAAAAAGCTCTATGAACCCGGTAAAAATGCAAGGGAAAATGACCTTCGTAAAAACCTTCAACGGTTGTGGGGCAAAAAGTATGGGTATTGA
- a CDS encoding DUF2721 domain-containing protein has protein sequence MELELSTPALLFSAITLLMLAYTNRFLAMANLIRGLNERYREHPDDMQLLGQLHNLRKRMIMIKYMQIFGVISFLICVVCMFLIYRKFDTAANVTFMMSMLALLISLGISLWEINLSTKALSIELSGMEEVLKKAKGGALGLRFKDSKHPSSEE, from the coding sequence ATGGAACTTGAACTCTCGACCCCCGCGCTGTTATTTTCAGCCATTACCTTACTGATGTTGGCGTATACCAACCGTTTTTTGGCAATGGCCAACTTGATCAGGGGGCTTAATGAACGCTATCGGGAACATCCTGATGACATGCAGCTGCTTGGACAGCTTCATAATCTCCGCAAACGGATGATCATGATCAAATACATGCAGATTTTTGGAGTGATCAGTTTTTTGATATGTGTGGTGTGCATGTTTTTGATCTATAGAAAATTTGATACTGCGGCCAATGTTACTTTTATGATGAGCATGCTGGCCCTGCTGATTTCTTTGGGAATTTCCCTTTGGGAGATCAACCTGTCCACCAAAGCCCTGAGTATTGAACTGAGTGGAATGGAGGAGGTACTGAAAAAAGCCAAGGGAGGCGCTCTAGGCCTGAGATTTAAAGATTCAAAACATCCATCTTCTGAAGAGTAA